The nucleotide window AAAAGCCTTGAAGATAAGAGAAACTGAAAATATGATCACAATGATGATGTTAAACCTAATGGCTTCAAACATTTTTGCTTCTGAAATAATTCCACTTTGAATTGCCCTTGTGGGCCCAACTCGTGTGTTGTCGTCTGTACCTTTAACAGCATCTCCATAATCATTGGCAAGATTTGAAAGGATTTGTAAACTTAACGTAGTTCCTAAAGCCAAAATAAAGACTAACCAATTAAAGTACCCCTGATAATATGCGAAACAGCTTCCAATTATAATCCCTGAGACAGACAGAGGTAATGTTCTTGGTCTAATTGCAGAGACCCAGGCTTTAAATTTTGTCATAAAACTTTTGAAAATTTAGGGAATCCATTTTTTGTCAAAATTGGGTTTACGTTTTTCTAAAAACGCATTTCTTCCCTCTTTTGCTTCATCAGTCATATAAGCTAAACGTGTTGCTTCACCAGCAAAAACTTGTTGACCAACCATGCCATCATCCGTAAGATTCATTGCAAATTTCAGCATTTTTATGGAGATGGGTGATTTGGCCAATATTTCTTGAGCCCATTGGTAAGCGGTCGATTCTAATTTATCATGCTCAATTACTTCATTCACCATACCCATTTCATATGCCTCTTGAGCGGAATAATTTCTGCCTAAAAAGAAAATTTCCCTGGCTTTCTTCTGTCCAACTAATTTGGCTAAATAAGCGGAACCATAACCTCCATCGAAACTTGTTACATCGGCATCGGTCTGTTTAAAAATGGCATGCTCCTTACTAGCCAAAGTTAAATCGCAAACAACATGTAAGCTATGGCCTCCTCCTACAGCCCATCCTGGGACAACAGCGATTACAACCTTTGGCATAAACCTAATTAATCGCTGAACCTCCAAAATATTTAGCCTATGGTAACCATCATTACCTACATAGCCCTGGTGTCCACGAGCTTTTTGATCACCCCCACTACAAAATGACCATATCCCATCTTTAGAAGATGGACCTTCAGCTGAAAGTAGCACCACACCAATGGATGTATCCTCATTGGCATCATAAAATGCCTCGTATAATTCCTTTGTGGTTTGTGGCCTAAACGCATTCCTTACATCTGGACGATTAAAGGCAATTCTTGCTACTCCATTACATTTATTGTAGGTAATATCTTCAAAATCTTTTACTTTCTTCCAATCGATAAATTCCATATAGCAACTTGTTAAAGTTTTGCAAAAATACAGTTTTTGTTTAATGTTTATAGGATTAGGATTGTTGTAATGTTTTGTTTAATCCTACATTTGAGTAACTAAATAACCAAGATTACGTGAATATTACTGCCTCCCCCCTAAACAGTAAAGTAATCGCTAAATACGAAGTTAACATTGGTACGTTATATATCTTTGATAATTACGTAGTTGGTGAATATAAAGACGGATTACATGTAACTTTCGATGATTACGAGGACGTCCGTGATAAAATTGAAAAGCATTTTGATGATAAGCCATTTGGTTTTATCGCAAATAGAATCAATTCTTATTCTCTTGAAATAACAGAAGGACCTAAGTTCAAAAAAGCCTTTCCAAATTTAATGGCATATGCGGTTATAGCTTATACTCATCAAACCAAACGCAATGTGGAACTAGAAAATCATTTCTATTTGTTTAATCGTTGTTGTTTTGATAATTTGTTGGAAGGTGAAGAATGGGTGTCTGAACAATTGAGAGAACTAACATCATCAGACGTTAGTTGAGATAAATACCATCTTCACGGAGATCAATAAGACGCTTTTTATATAAAGTGCCGATAGCTTTTTTGAAACTTTTTTTACTCAATTCAAGTTTAGATTGTATTTCTTCAGGTGAGGATTTGTCGGTCAATGGTAAAAAACCGTTCTCCCTCTTAAGAACGGTGAGTATGTGATCGGCGTTAGGCTCTATACTTTTATGCCCTGGTTTTTGAAGGGTCACGGTAATTTTATTATCAGGTCTAATCTTTTTGATATACCCTTTAATTCTATCGCCAATACTTAAATCCTTGAAAATTTCATCATTAAAAATTAAGCCAAGATGCTCATTGTTTATAATTACATTCATGCCCAATTCTGAAGGGTAAGAAACTATTAATTCAACTTCTTCTCCCTCCTCTACTTTAACTACCGAATTATTCAAGAACTGGTTTGTTTTACTTGAAGCTACCAATCGATTAGTGGTTTCATCTAGGTAACAGTAAACTAAGTACCACTCGCCCTTAACCATTTTTACAACTTGCTCTTTAAACGGGCAAAACAATTCTTTTACCAAACCCCATTCTAAAAAAGCACCAAAATTATTAACCTGATTGCACCTTAAGACAGCGAAATCATTTTTTGTGACAAAGGGTGAGTCCGTAGTTGCAACCGGTCTGCCTTCATTGTCCAAATAAACAAATACTGAAATGCTGTCTCCTATTTCAAAGTTTTCAGGGATGTACCTATTCGGCAATAGAACTTCTTCTCCGTTTTCATCCGAAAGAAAAAGTCCCGGTTCCCGTTGACGATCTATAGTTAAATTATGATATACTCCTATTTCCATATAGATATTTAATAAACAGACTCCTTGTTAAAATGTTTTACTAGCATATAATAAATTACGGCTCGATATTTATTCCTATTAGACTTACCATATCTATTCAAAACATCTACCAGTACTTCGTCTAGTCTCGACTCTTCAACAAGGCCAAGTTTTTTAATCAAAAAATTAGTCTTTACTCTTTCTACTTCTGATGGATCTGACGAAGATACGATTTCCGAATCTGCATTGTAAATTGAAGGACCCAAACCAACCACAACTTTTTTGAGCAAGTCCAAATCAGCTTTAACTCCAAATTTATCTGCCATATCAGTTGCGTATTTAGTTATAAGTTCCTCTCTTTTATTCATTACTTTTAATTTTGGTTGTATATCAACTAGCCTAAGAATTTAAAATATTCCGTAAGGGTTTTGTCATTTTCTAATCTAGGGGTAAATACTTCTAATATTTTGGGTTTAACAGATTCGTTATAAAATGTTTCCAAAGCTAAATCCAAATCATCTAAGTTGTTAACCGAAGAATATTCAAATGAATACATATCACTTAGCTCTTTAGCAGTTAATGAGTGGTGAGTTTCAAAAAATTCTTCAAAGGCTTCAACCTTTTTAGGTCCGGGTAAAATCCTAAATATTCCGCCTCCGCTATTATTTAAAATAATTATCCTAAAATTATTAGGAATGTAATTATTCCAAAGAGCATTACTATCATAGAAAAAACTCAAGTCGCCCGTTATAATTATATTTTGTTTATTATTGGCCACCGCAGCTCCAATAGCAGTTGAGGTACTTCCATCTATGCCACTAGTTCCCCTGTTGCAATAAACTTCAATGTCGTCTGCCAAGTTAAACAATTGGCTATAACGCACAGTTGCACTGTTGCCTAAGTGTAAGACAACATTTTCCGGAAATCTCTTTAATATAATGCTAAATACCTTTAAATCTGAATACGGGGCAGAGTCCAAAAATTCCTTATGGCGAGCCGAACGATAGTTTTTAACCTGTAACCAATAATCTCTATAATCAGAAGATTCAGTACTATAGTCCATTTGACTTAGAAAGGTTTGAGGTAATGATTTAAAATGCTTATTCAGACTAAAAAAAGTATCATTGGCCTTATTCTCACCAACGTGCCAATGTTCTTTAGGTTTATATTTACGCAAAAATGCCTTAATTCTTTTAGAAACGATCATTCCACCCAAAGTGAGTAATAATTCTGGTCGGAGCTTCTCAAACTCACTGTCGCTAAGAGAAGTTATAAGTTTATCTATAAAAGGGAATAAGTTAGGGTGATGAAGATTCGATAAGGTTTCCGTAAATACCACTATCCTAGGGTCAGATATAATCTTTTCTAATAATTCTTGATTAATCATTCCCGGGTCCATTGCGCCCACCAAAATCATAATTTTGGAAAATGAAGACCATTTTTCTTGAATAGAATCTAAATTTTCTGGCAAACTATGCTCTAATTGAGGAATACTATTTGAATAATTAAATTTAGAATTCTCAACCATGTTATATAGCGGTTCATCAAAAGGAACGTTTATATGCACCGGACTAGATTGAAGTATAGAAGTGCTTAAGGCCTTTCTAATCTCAGCTTCGTTTTGCTTTTCTATTGAATCAATTAGCCCAAGAAACTTTTCAAACTTGTTTTCTAAATTTTTAATCAATGGTGGGGCATCCTTCGACAACAAGCTATCGGAATTTTTCAAATCTGATTTTAAATTCGTTGAATAGCGAACATGACTGCCGTAAACATCTACTTGATTAATTGTCTGACCATCCCCAATTTCCACAAGGTGTTTTGGTCTATCAGCGGATAGTACAACCATTGGAATGTTAGTATAAAAAGCTTCGGCAATCGCAGGAAAATAATTGAGCAAAGCACTTCCCGAAGTACAAACTAAGGCAGTTGGGCTCTTGGATTGTTGAGCAATACCTAACCCAAAAAAAGCTGCACAACGTTCATCAACAATGCTAAAACAATTGAAAAATGGATCATTAGTAAATCCAATTGTCAAAGGTGCATTTCTACTACCAGGTGATATAATTATATTTTTGATTCCGTAAGCTTTACATAGTGCCACGGTCATTTGAGCGAGGGGACTTTCTGGATAATTCATCAAGGCACAAAGTTAAGTCATCAAGCTAAAATGGCCTGCATGGTTTTCATTTTATTAACCGTTTCCAACCATTCTTTATGAGGTATTGAATCTCGGGTAATTCCACAACCTGCATAAAGCCTAACCGAAGATGAAAAAATTTCCATACATCGTAAGTTTACAAATAATTCAGAATTGACACGGTCATGATCTTGTGAATTAATCATCCCCAAAAATCCCGAGTAAAAACTTCTGTTATACCCTTCATTTTTAAGTATGAATGAGATGGCTTCTTCTTTAGGGAAACCACCGACGGCAGGTGTGGGATGCAGTTTTGAAACCAAATCAATAAGTTTCATTTCATTATTTAAACGTCCATGAATAGAGGATTTTAGGTGATATAAGTTACCTGCTCTGGTAGTTCCGGAATCCCCTATAAATATTTCGCCTGAAATGGGATTCAACTCCTCTAAGATATAATCAGCAACTATTTTTTGTTCCAGAATTTCTTTACTACTCCAATTCGAAGATTTAAAATCAGTCTCTGAAATGGTCCCAGCCAATGCTACAGTTCTGTATGATGTCCCATTTACTTCCACTAAACGTTCGGGAGTAGCACCCAACCAAGTACCCACCTTTGGGTGATACCACAAGTAAACAAATGCGTTGGGATAAGAATGTAGAGCATTTTGAAAGCTTGAAAAAAGATCAAATTCATCGGTATGTAGGTCATTAATTCGTGAAACGACAACTTTTTGAAAAAGACCTTTTTTAATGGCGTTAATGGATTGTTCAACTAGGGACTCAAAATGTTTTTGATCATTCTCTAAATTCTGTTGGATAGACTTGGAATTATTCGTTTGAACAGAAAAATCCTTAATATGTTCTGATTTGATTTCGGTTTGATATTCAGGAAAAAGGATACTTTCTTCCAAATTGTTGAAGGGAGCAAAAACAAAACCTGTTTCTTTCAAGTTTTTAGAAAAAAATAAATCTTTACTCTTCTGAAATATTCCGAATAATTTCTCAGAATTAGGCTTTCTGAATAAAACGAAAGGTAGATTTTTGTCTTTATGCATTTGGGAATGCGCAATAATAGAATTCACCTAGGAAGTCTTTTTAGGTAAGGAAATAGTTGTGAGTTTGCACAAGGAAATAAGATTTTCACTTTCATCTATAATTTTTATTTCCAATAATTGTGTAGTACGTCCTTTATGCAGAAATGTTGCCTTGGCAAACACATAGCCTTCTGAAATACTTTTGAGGTGATTTGCTGAAATTTCAATTCCTCTTACAAAGACTTTTTCTATATCCATGAAAATATGAGCAGCAAAACTTCCAACACTTTCTGCTAAAGCTACCGTAGCTCCACCATGTAAAATCCCGTCTGGTTGATGCACCTTGGGTGTAACAGGCATTTTAGCAATAACCCAGTCTTCACCAACATCGACAAATTCTATTGACAATGTTTCCAATAATGTATTTGTACAAATGCTATTTACTTTATCTAAAATTTCTTGCTTATTGAGGTCCATCCTTTGAATTTATTGTAGCAAAAATACAAAATGGCTATATAAAAAAAGTGGCCACCTGTTGGTGACCACTCCTTTCAATTAAGAAATTAGCTATTAATCGCAATTTATCATTTATTATCGGCTGATATTACCTTCTTAACAATACTTCCTTCGTCTGAAGTTACTCTTACAAATAACATGTTTCCGTAAACAGTGCTTAAGTCAAGTGTTTTCTTGCCTTTAGCATTGGCTTTGTATTGAATGTTATCGTAAGTTCTAAGTATTGCACCATTTACATTAAGTACTTCAATTTTAACTTTCGTATTGAAATTGTACTCAAAGTTTACGTTCAACAAGTCAACGAATGGGTTTGGAGATACTTGAACATCGCTAGTCTTAGCAACTCTCGATGGGTTATTTCCTCCATCTCCACCTTCGTTATCTTCACAACTTACAGGTGCAGCCCCGTCGAAGCTATCAGAGCCCATATTATCTCCAGAATATGGATATTCTTCAGAGCACTGATAAAGAATCTCTTGACTTACACCATGTATAATGATATAGAAGTCACCAGACACGTCAACCGGTCCAACAGTATACTGATCAACTGAACCACCCAAGCTTGGGTTTAAGTTATATTGACCTGGTGCTACTGTATCGACATAGTCACCCTTACCTCTTTCCTGTTGTGGGAACATTGTACAACCGATGTAAACATGAGCTTCGCTAAGAATGAATCCATCATTCATGTCATACGAAACTGTAGCTTCACTACCATCATAATTTAAGGTAGCAACACCAGCAAATACTCCTGGTCCATCAGTTGGATCGCAGTCATTTCCATTTCCAGCATATAAGTCAAAGTTATAAATACCTGGTTCAATGATCTTAGTTGTCCATCCCCAACGACTGAAATCGTAGTCAAGGAAGCAATCGCTATTATCTCTGTAACCAAATACAGTTTCTCCTTCTCCTAATACATTGAATTCTCTTCTAACTTGAACAGTTATTGAAGCATCGTTTTCACAATTATCTTCAACATAGAAGGTGTACTCATAGACTTCATAGTTCCAACCAGATTCAATCATTGTTTTAGCAGATGACATCAATTCATCACCTGTAGCACAATTGTCGGTCCAATCAGCATATAAATACTCAGGAGCTTCAACCTCACAGATTAAGTCATCATAAGGACGAACAGTAATCTCTGGATCTTGGTCATCACCACCACTGTAAGAAACAGTAACTGGGAAGTCAACAAATGCGTTTCCGCATTCATCTTTTACCGTATAGGTATACGTTAATGTCCAGCTACAATCGTCACCTTCAACAGAAGGACCTGATCTCTCAACCACAACATTCCCGCAGTTATCATCAAATAAAGCTGCAATATCTTCCGCAGTAGGAGCATCATCAATCATCTCTGGTTGACAATCACTAATACCCGTTTCACCAGTTGGAAGTTCACCCTCAAGAGTTGGTGCGGTTGTGTCGCCACCACTATAGGTAACTGAACACATTACAACGTTTTCACAGTTATCTTCTATTTCATAAGTGAAAGTTTTCTCCCATCCACAGTTTGTTCCTGTCAGCTCAGTATCGGTAAGTGTTACATCTAAATCTGTATCACAATTGTCCATATATAGTGCTTTAACGTCTGCAATCAATGTTTCTCCATCGAAAGCTTGGGCGTCATCATAGCACCATTCAAGACCAGTCATATCTAGACTACTACAACCTATTTCTGAATCAATCAACATTGGTGGAACTTCATCCACAACGGTTACTACCTGTACGTGTGTGATAGTTCTACCACATGTATCCGTAAAGGTATAGGTTACGTTGAACTG belongs to Aegicerativicinus sediminis and includes:
- a CDS encoding 1,4-dihydroxy-2-naphthoyl-CoA synthase, with translation MEFIDWKKVKDFEDITYNKCNGVARIAFNRPDVRNAFRPQTTKELYEAFYDANEDTSIGVVLLSAEGPSSKDGIWSFCSGGDQKARGHQGYVGNDGYHRLNILEVQRLIRFMPKVVIAVVPGWAVGGGHSLHVVCDLTLASKEHAIFKQTDADVTSFDGGYGSAYLAKLVGQKKAREIFFLGRNYSAQEAYEMGMVNEVIEHDKLESTAYQWAQEILAKSPISIKMLKFAMNLTDDGMVGQQVFAGEATRLAYMTDEAKEGRNAFLEKRKPNFDKKWIP
- a CDS encoding T9SS type A sorting domain-containing protein yields the protein MYAQYVINVDPAPAAEIVDPGFPASVDCTTADGWEAPSVSYTNGIDGACSNMGELEPDVDFAFDQCGGTITVTYSGVDQCENALYAQYVINVDPAPAAEIVDPGFPASVDCTTADGWEAPSVSYTNGIDGACSNMGELEPDVDFAFDQCGGTITVTYSGVDQCENALYAQYVINVDPAPEAEVDVPSLPTELTCLQADAFMAPSATFSNGSDGQCVIEGVLEASVTENWTSCGGTITVEYIGQDNCERPLYAGPYEITVLPMPQARFAPLEDIEISCEELDSFEPGYSNQTGGGSLGLTCAIRGRTTGVADPFDASCGQFNVTYTFTDTCGRTITHVQVVTVVDEVPPMLIDSEIGCSSLDMTGLEWCYDDAQAFDGETLIADVKALYMDNCDTDLDVTLTDTELTGTNCGWEKTFTYEIEDNCENVVMCSVTYSGGDTTAPTLEGELPTGETGISDCQPEMIDDAPTAEDIAALFDDNCGNVVVERSGPSVEGDDCSWTLTYTYTVKDECGNAFVDFPVTVSYSGGDDQDPEITVRPYDDLICEVEAPEYLYADWTDNCATGDELMSSAKTMIESGWNYEVYEYTFYVEDNCENDASITVQVRREFNVLGEGETVFGYRDNSDCFLDYDFSRWGWTTKIIEPGIYNFDLYAGNGNDCDPTDGPGVFAGVATLNYDGSEATVSYDMNDGFILSEAHVYIGCTMFPQQERGKGDYVDTVAPGQYNLNPSLGGSVDQYTVGPVDVSGDFYIIIHGVSQEILYQCSEEYPYSGDNMGSDSFDGAAPVSCEDNEGGDGGNNPSRVAKTSDVQVSPNPFVDLLNVNFEYNFNTKVKIEVLNVNGAILRTYDNIQYKANAKGKKTLDLSTVYGNMLFVRVTSDEGSIVKKVISADNK
- a CDS encoding isochorismate synthase, translating into MNSIIAHSQMHKDKNLPFVLFRKPNSEKLFGIFQKSKDLFFSKNLKETGFVFAPFNNLEESILFPEYQTEIKSEHIKDFSVQTNNSKSIQQNLENDQKHFESLVEQSINAIKKGLFQKVVVSRINDLHTDEFDLFSSFQNALHSYPNAFVYLWYHPKVGTWLGATPERLVEVNGTSYRTVALAGTISETDFKSSNWSSKEILEQKIVADYILEELNPISGEIFIGDSGTTRAGNLYHLKSSIHGRLNNEMKLIDLVSKLHPTPAVGGFPKEEAISFILKNEGYNRSFYSGFLGMINSQDHDRVNSELFVNLRCMEIFSSSVRLYAGCGITRDSIPHKEWLETVNKMKTMQAILA
- a CDS encoding PaaI family thioesterase; its protein translation is MDLNKQEILDKVNSICTNTLLETLSIEFVDVGEDWVIAKMPVTPKVHQPDGILHGGATVALAESVGSFAAHIFMDIEKVFVRGIEISANHLKSISEGYVFAKATFLHKGRTTQLLEIKIIDESENLISLCKLTTISLPKKTS
- the menD gene encoding 2-succinyl-5-enolpyruvyl-6-hydroxy-3-cyclohexene-1-carboxylate synthase, with the protein product MNYPESPLAQMTVALCKAYGIKNIIISPGSRNAPLTIGFTNDPFFNCFSIVDERCAAFFGLGIAQQSKSPTALVCTSGSALLNYFPAIAEAFYTNIPMVVLSADRPKHLVEIGDGQTINQVDVYGSHVRYSTNLKSDLKNSDSLLSKDAPPLIKNLENKFEKFLGLIDSIEKQNEAEIRKALSTSILQSSPVHINVPFDEPLYNMVENSKFNYSNSIPQLEHSLPENLDSIQEKWSSFSKIMILVGAMDPGMINQELLEKIISDPRIVVFTETLSNLHHPNLFPFIDKLITSLSDSEFEKLRPELLLTLGGMIVSKRIKAFLRKYKPKEHWHVGENKANDTFFSLNKHFKSLPQTFLSQMDYSTESSDYRDYWLQVKNYRSARHKEFLDSAPYSDLKVFSIILKRFPENVVLHLGNSATVRYSQLFNLADDIEVYCNRGTSGIDGSTSTAIGAAVANNKQNIIITGDLSFFYDSNALWNNYIPNNFRIIILNNSGGGIFRILPGPKKVEAFEEFFETHHSLTAKELSDMYSFEYSSVNNLDDLDLALETFYNESVKPKILEVFTPRLENDKTLTEYFKFLG
- a CDS encoding DUF2853 family protein, which codes for MNKREELITKYATDMADKFGVKADLDLLKKVVVGLGPSIYNADSEIVSSSDPSEVERVKTNFLIKKLGLVEESRLDEVLVDVLNRYGKSNRNKYRAVIYYMLVKHFNKESVY
- a CDS encoding CvfB family protein, producing the protein MEIGVYHNLTIDRQREPGLFLSDENGEEVLLPNRYIPENFEIGDSISVFVYLDNEGRPVATTDSPFVTKNDFAVLRCNQVNNFGAFLEWGLVKELFCPFKEQVVKMVKGEWYLVYCYLDETTNRLVASSKTNQFLNNSVVKVEEGEEVELIVSYPSELGMNVIINNEHLGLIFNDEIFKDLSIGDRIKGYIKKIRPDNKITVTLQKPGHKSIEPNADHILTVLKRENGFLPLTDKSSPEEIQSKLELSKKSFKKAIGTLYKKRLIDLREDGIYLN